A genomic region of Oceaniferula marina contains the following coding sequences:
- the rlmB gene encoding 23S rRNA (guanosine(2251)-2'-O)-methyltransferase RlmB — MRRRGRDGEARENKHARGGRPNKSRPEEDLYDLIEGKDAPLLLILDCVQDPHNLGAILRTADGAGVTAVVAPRDKSAGITDTVRRISVGAADHVPFIQVTNLSRTMTRLKESGVWLVGTSDAGTQSLYETSLTGPLGIVMGAEGTGMRRLTEDQCDFLIQIPMAGKVECLNVSVATAVCLYEAVRQRLG; from the coding sequence ATGCGACGTCGAGGAAGAGACGGGGAAGCCCGTGAAAACAAACATGCACGTGGTGGCCGCCCGAATAAATCACGCCCTGAGGAAGACCTCTATGATTTGATTGAGGGGAAGGATGCTCCGTTGTTGCTGATTCTCGACTGTGTCCAGGATCCTCACAACCTTGGCGCCATTCTCAGGACCGCTGATGGTGCAGGCGTAACGGCCGTGGTGGCACCCCGTGACAAATCCGCGGGGATTACCGATACCGTACGGCGGATTTCGGTTGGGGCTGCGGACCATGTTCCCTTTATTCAGGTGACCAACCTTTCGCGGACGATGACACGTCTCAAGGAATCGGGCGTCTGGTTGGTCGGGACCAGCGATGCGGGAACCCAGAGTTTGTATGAAACTTCACTGACGGGGCCGCTCGGGATTGTGATGGGGGCCGAAGGAACCGGAATGCGACGCTTGACCGAAGACCAATGTGATTTTCTGATTCAGATTCCGATGGCCGGAAAAGTCGAGTGCCTCAACGTCAGTGTGGCAACGGCTGTCTGCCTCTATGAAGCAGTTCGGCAACGCTTGGGCTAG
- a CDS encoding DUF2752 domain-containing protein — protein sequence MVRWRLVLVLMFAAGAAALAILVHQRGPSAFPFACLFNRWTGLHCPGCGMTRATHALLHGELFTALGFNLLGVIVFPIAIVGLLIELPAWLRGQQPTWKLSFGRYGARTIVVAFLLFFLLRNLPWYPFNLLAPG from the coding sequence GTGGTTCGCTGGAGACTGGTGCTCGTCCTGATGTTTGCTGCCGGAGCTGCAGCCCTTGCCATTCTCGTCCATCAGCGTGGCCCCTCGGCCTTTCCCTTCGCGTGTCTGTTCAACCGCTGGACCGGGCTCCACTGCCCGGGCTGCGGCATGACTCGGGCCACCCACGCCCTGCTCCATGGAGAACTCTTCACAGCTCTCGGCTTCAACCTGCTCGGAGTAATCGTCTTCCCGATCGCTATCGTAGGTCTCCTGATCGAACTTCCGGCATGGCTTCGGGGCCAACAGCCAACATGGAAACTCTCATTCGGTCGCTACGGAGCCAGAACGATCGTGGTGGCATTCCTTCTCTTTTTTCTCCTGCGCAACCTGCCCTGGTACCCGTTCAACCTGCTTGCGCCAGGTTAA
- a CDS encoding CD225/dispanin family protein, which produces MDWYYSQNGAQHGPVPEQELKNLIANQQIRTTDMAWHDGMPNWLPISQVPELAALAAPQTTPTAASAPGQAVAAQPSPYQTPQAAPQFNTGAPQHHIPNYLWQSIVVTLLCCLPAGIVAIVYAAKVDGLKAAGDWHAAKAASDNAKTWCLWSVGLTLAVFVIYFFIGIAGGLAGM; this is translated from the coding sequence ATGGATTGGTATTATTCTCAAAACGGAGCCCAACACGGACCTGTCCCAGAACAGGAATTGAAAAACCTTATCGCAAATCAACAAATCCGAACCACGGATATGGCGTGGCACGATGGCATGCCTAACTGGCTCCCCATCAGCCAGGTTCCGGAATTGGCAGCACTCGCAGCCCCTCAAACAACACCGACCGCGGCAAGCGCCCCCGGACAAGCTGTTGCGGCACAGCCGTCACCCTATCAAACTCCACAAGCGGCTCCTCAGTTCAACACCGGAGCCCCTCAACACCACATTCCCAATTACCTCTGGCAATCCATTGTGGTCACGCTGCTCTGCTGTCTCCCCGCCGGTATCGTCGCTATCGTCTACGCAGCCAAAGTGGACGGACTCAAAGCGGCCGGTGACTGGCATGCCGCCAAAGCAGCATCCGACAACGCCAAAACCTGGTGCCTCTGGTCGGTAGGTCTCACCTTGGCGGTCTTCGTCATCTATTTCTTCATTGGTATAGCCGGAGGATTAGCCGGAATGTAA
- a CDS encoding OFA family MFS transporter: MKNRWLIAASAVGIHVSIGSIYAYSAWKMPLENTFGWTTKNTSFAFSIAIFFLGISAAFLGRFIEKKGPSKGGLLSAAFFCIGLLGSAAACWLENLYMFYLFFGVVSGIGLGLGYIAPVSTLVKWFPDRRGLATGLAIMGFGFGGLICANLIDVFVPKQGEIVLPATEKAYDYLQLKEKDPVAAEQMIAGAPSVKEFTAKTNKAAEMFRKQQTDSAEYKALEKVGKDYKKAVIYDKKSIATAFAFLGIIYLCVMLPSSLYITPPPADYADKFAKGKGAQNGKKSNNPAGEMTAMQAIRTPGFYGLWIMLFINVSCGIAVIATAKKMGYEMVRLDIQMASLLVMGISLFNGLGRIIWASFSDVIGRANTYIAFFAIQIIAFPLLANLTSMPIAFMAVTFIILTCYGGGFASIPAYISDLFGLKEMPTIHGYILTAWSAAGIVGPMINAFVYEKTGSYQQSLYIFGAAFIIALIVSVLMHFEIKRMRRHYSSLEVEEQRTHAHGV, encoded by the coding sequence ATGAAAAACCGCTGGCTCATTGCCGCCTCCGCCGTTGGAATCCACGTTTCGATTGGATCCATTTACGCCTACAGTGCCTGGAAAATGCCACTCGAAAACACCTTCGGCTGGACCACCAAAAACACCTCGTTCGCGTTCAGTATCGCCATTTTCTTCCTCGGTATCTCCGCTGCCTTCCTCGGCCGTTTCATCGAGAAAAAAGGACCATCCAAAGGTGGACTGCTATCCGCGGCCTTCTTCTGCATCGGCCTGCTGGGATCCGCAGCTGCCTGCTGGCTTGAAAACCTGTACATGTTCTACCTGTTTTTTGGTGTCGTCAGCGGCATCGGCTTGGGCCTTGGATATATCGCGCCCGTATCCACCTTGGTTAAATGGTTCCCGGACCGACGCGGGCTCGCGACAGGTCTCGCCATCATGGGCTTCGGATTCGGCGGCCTGATCTGCGCCAACCTGATCGATGTCTTTGTGCCCAAACAGGGTGAGATCGTGCTACCGGCAACAGAAAAAGCCTACGACTACCTTCAACTCAAGGAGAAGGACCCGGTTGCAGCCGAGCAAATGATCGCTGGGGCACCAAGCGTCAAAGAGTTTACGGCAAAAACCAACAAGGCTGCGGAAATGTTCCGCAAGCAACAAACCGACAGTGCAGAATACAAAGCGCTCGAGAAAGTAGGCAAGGACTACAAAAAGGCTGTTATCTACGATAAGAAGTCGATCGCTACCGCCTTTGCCTTCCTCGGAATTATCTACCTCTGTGTGATGCTGCCAAGTTCACTCTACATCACCCCCCCTCCAGCGGACTATGCGGACAAATTTGCCAAGGGCAAGGGTGCCCAAAATGGCAAAAAATCAAACAACCCGGCAGGCGAAATGACCGCCATGCAAGCCATCCGCACCCCAGGTTTCTATGGCCTCTGGATCATGCTATTCATCAACGTTTCCTGTGGTATCGCCGTGATCGCCACAGCTAAGAAAATGGGCTATGAAATGGTTCGACTCGATATCCAAATGGCCAGCCTTCTGGTAATGGGGATCTCCCTCTTCAACGGTCTGGGTCGCATCATTTGGGCGTCCTTCTCCGATGTGATTGGCCGGGCCAACACCTACATTGCCTTCTTCGCTATCCAGATCATCGCCTTCCCTCTGCTGGCGAACCTGACCTCGATGCCCATCGCCTTCATGGCCGTCACCTTCATCATCCTCACCTGCTACGGTGGTGGATTTGCCAGTATCCCGGCCTACATCAGCGACCTATTCGGATTGAAGGAAATGCCAACCATTCACGGCTACATCCTCACCGCCTGGTCCGCAGCTGGCATCGTTGGCCCCATGATCAATGCCTTTGTTTACGAAAAAACCGGAAGCTATCAACAAAGCCTCTACATTTTCGGAGCCGCCTTCATCATCGCTCTGATCGTCTCCGTGCTGATGCACTTCGAGATCAAACGCATGCGACGTCACTACAGCAGTCTGGAAGTGGAAGAGCAGCGCACCCACGCCCACGGCGTCTAA
- the pflA gene encoding pyruvate formate-lyase-activating protein, whose translation MSINSTPLPSCGQANTLPFDGEELDDAVPLDTKRETADSGFVHSFETAGTLDGPGLRYVVFLTGCPMRCLYCHNPDTQKLKQGKFTEASQILDDLSRYKNFLIPSGGGLTVSGGEPLSQAPFVTTLFEGAKEMGLHTTLDTAGSMPMRFSKRLLDATDLVLLDIKSYQPEIYRKVTNFDLAPTLLTARMLAENKKPVWLRYVVVPGLTDGEEAVRGLAKFAARKGNIERVECLPFHKMGEFKWKELGMDYELTETQPPSADKMEKIRDIFRSCGLDAR comes from the coding sequence ATGAGCATCAATAGCACCCCTTTACCATCATGCGGCCAAGCAAACACGCTGCCGTTTGATGGAGAAGAATTGGACGACGCGGTTCCCCTCGACACAAAGAGGGAAACTGCGGACTCCGGTTTCGTTCATTCTTTTGAAACCGCCGGCACCTTGGATGGCCCCGGACTACGCTACGTGGTCTTCCTGACCGGGTGCCCTATGCGCTGCCTGTACTGTCACAACCCTGACACCCAGAAGCTGAAACAAGGAAAATTCACCGAGGCATCCCAGATTCTCGATGATCTCTCCCGCTACAAAAACTTCCTGATTCCCTCAGGTGGAGGTCTCACCGTCTCCGGTGGCGAGCCTCTTAGCCAAGCTCCCTTTGTCACCACCTTGTTCGAAGGAGCAAAGGAAATGGGGCTGCATACCACCCTCGATACCGCAGGATCCATGCCAATGCGCTTCAGTAAACGTCTGCTGGATGCCACCGATCTTGTTCTGCTCGACATCAAGAGCTACCAACCGGAAATTTACCGTAAAGTCACCAACTTTGATCTCGCCCCCACCCTGCTCACGGCCCGCATGCTGGCCGAAAACAAAAAGCCGGTCTGGCTCCGCTATGTCGTGGTCCCCGGCCTGACCGACGGCGAAGAAGCGGTCCGGGGACTAGCCAAATTTGCCGCACGGAAAGGCAACATCGAACGGGTCGAATGCCTCCCGTTTCACAAAATGGGCGAATTCAAATGGAAAGAACTCGGAATGGATTACGAACTGACCGAGACCCAACCACCCAGCGCGGATAAGATGGAAAAAATCCGCGACATCTTCAGATCTTGCGGGCTCGATGCCCGATAA
- the pflB gene encoding formate C-acetyltransferase, which yields MSNVATETTPDTDSSKQAPSQDAWKGFKLGAWTETTDVRDFIQRNYTPYEGDESFLSGPSKRTEALWDEVKELMKKELTCEGAVLDADEKTVSSIVSHGPGYINKELEVVFGLQTDAPLKRALMPYGGLRMAQNALSANGYEMDEQTAEVFTKYRKTHNNGVFDAYTDDIRAARSAGIVTGLPDAYGRGRIIGDYRRVALYGTKYLQEERLNIWKNDYSDELTEENIRLREELCEQYRALGELEELGKIYGFDISRPAVNATEAVQWTYIAFLSAIKEQNGAAMSFGRVSTFIDIYIQRDIDAGLITEEEAQELMDQLVIKLRMVRFIRTPEYNALFSGDPTWVTEAIGGVGEDARPLVTKNSYRFLHTLYNLGPAPEPNLTVLWSEKMPDAFKLYTSKVAIETSSIQFESDDLMRGYWGDDYGIACCVSAMRIGKQMQFFGARVNLAKAMLYAINGGKDEMTGKQIAPVSTPITGDVLEYDELMERYDGLLDWLAKTYVSALNAIHYMHDKYAYERVEMALHDPEILRTMACGVAGISVAADAISAVKNAKVNIIRNEEGLAVDYKIEGDFPCYGNNDPAVDTIASDLVESFMDKIRALKTYRDAMPTQSVLTITSNVVYGKKTGNTPDGRRSGEPFAPGANPMHGRDSKGAIASMCSVAKLPYEHAQDGISYTFSIVPKALGRDMDARKQNLSSLLQGYFSEGGHHINVNVFDVETLQDAMEHPEKYPQLTVRVSGYAVNFVKLTREQQLDVITRTFHEHQ from the coding sequence ATGAGTAACGTTGCTACAGAAACTACCCCCGATACCGATAGTTCAAAACAGGCGCCCAGCCAAGACGCCTGGAAAGGTTTCAAACTCGGAGCCTGGACCGAAACCACAGATGTTCGCGATTTCATCCAGCGCAACTACACCCCCTACGAAGGCGACGAATCCTTCCTCTCAGGACCAAGCAAACGCACCGAAGCCCTCTGGGACGAAGTCAAAGAGCTGATGAAAAAAGAACTCACCTGCGAAGGTGCGGTTCTTGACGCGGACGAAAAGACCGTCAGTTCAATCGTTTCCCACGGTCCGGGATACATCAACAAGGAGCTCGAAGTTGTCTTTGGCCTCCAAACCGACGCCCCACTCAAACGCGCTCTCATGCCATACGGCGGACTTCGCATGGCTCAGAATGCACTCAGTGCGAACGGCTACGAAATGGATGAGCAGACCGCCGAAGTTTTCACCAAGTACCGTAAGACCCACAACAACGGAGTCTTCGACGCCTACACCGATGATATTCGCGCCGCCCGTAGCGCCGGTATCGTTACGGGACTTCCCGATGCCTACGGCCGCGGCCGCATCATCGGTGACTACCGCCGGGTTGCCCTCTACGGCACCAAGTATCTCCAGGAAGAGCGACTCAACATTTGGAAAAACGACTACAGCGACGAACTGACCGAAGAGAACATCCGCCTGCGCGAAGAACTCTGCGAACAGTACCGTGCGCTTGGCGAACTCGAGGAACTCGGCAAAATTTACGGCTTTGATATTTCACGCCCCGCCGTCAACGCCACAGAAGCGGTGCAATGGACCTACATTGCATTCCTCTCAGCGATCAAGGAGCAAAACGGAGCCGCCATGTCCTTCGGCCGGGTTTCCACCTTCATTGATATTTACATTCAACGCGACATCGACGCCGGTCTGATCACTGAGGAAGAAGCTCAGGAACTGATGGACCAACTCGTGATCAAACTGCGCATGGTCCGCTTCATCCGGACGCCCGAATACAACGCCCTGTTCTCCGGGGACCCAACTTGGGTAACGGAAGCCATCGGTGGTGTTGGTGAGGACGCCCGTCCACTGGTCACCAAGAACAGCTACCGCTTCCTCCACACACTGTATAACCTCGGTCCGGCACCCGAGCCCAACCTCACAGTGCTCTGGTCCGAGAAAATGCCTGACGCATTCAAACTCTACACATCCAAAGTGGCCATCGAAACATCCTCGATCCAGTTTGAAAGTGATGACCTGATGCGCGGCTACTGGGGCGATGACTATGGAATCGCCTGCTGTGTCTCTGCGATGCGCATCGGTAAACAAATGCAATTCTTCGGAGCTCGTGTCAACCTGGCCAAAGCCATGCTTTACGCCATCAACGGAGGTAAGGATGAAATGACCGGTAAACAAATCGCACCGGTAAGCACACCGATCACCGGAGACGTACTTGAATACGATGAATTGATGGAGCGTTACGACGGCCTGCTCGACTGGCTCGCCAAAACCTACGTCAGCGCCCTGAACGCGATCCACTACATGCATGACAAGTATGCCTACGAACGCGTGGAAATGGCACTGCACGATCCGGAAATCCTTCGCACCATGGCCTGTGGTGTGGCTGGCATCTCCGTCGCCGCCGACGCCATCTCAGCGGTAAAAAATGCCAAGGTCAACATCATCCGCAACGAGGAAGGCCTGGCCGTCGATTACAAGATCGAAGGCGACTTCCCCTGCTACGGCAACAACGATCCGGCAGTAGACACCATCGCTTCGGATCTGGTGGAGAGCTTCATGGACAAGATCCGTGCACTCAAAACCTACCGCGACGCCATGCCTACCCAGTCAGTGCTTACCATCACCTCCAACGTGGTTTACGGTAAAAAAACCGGTAATACCCCGGACGGACGTCGTTCTGGAGAGCCGTTTGCCCCTGGAGCCAACCCGATGCACGGCCGCGACAGCAAAGGAGCCATCGCTTCAATGTGCTCGGTTGCCAAACTGCCATACGAACACGCCCAGGACGGCATTTCCTATACCTTCTCGATTGTGCCCAAGGCACTCGGTCGCGACATGGATGCCCGTAAGCAAAACCTCAGCAGCCTGCTGCAAGGATACTTCTCCGAGGGTGGTCACCACATCAACGTCAACGTCTTCGACGTCGAAACCCTGCAGGATGCCATGGAGCACCCTGAAAAATACCCACAACTTACTGTGCGGGTTTCCGGATATGCGGTAAACTTCGTCAAGCTGACTCGTGAGCAGCAGCTCGACGTCATTACCCGCACATTCCATGAGCATCAATAG
- a CDS encoding NfeD family protein has translation MKSIVALLLNFCVLLGVALPGVAAEEPEPNKRVFGKSEEASYAGKVVVIKVGEKDLVNKHAFKFWQRTIERVNDEGARAVVFDLHTPGGLAMDTAELIMVDMQKIKVPSFAFVNQKALSAGALVSAGTDAIYMHPVSAIGAAALVSSQGEIPEVMRSKLESAFNAFVRAVAKSKGHNPDVIRAMMIGDDYFDFGKIQVEQGELLTLTADEAMLEFEGKPLLAKGIVSSVEELLEKEGLEGVEVVEAQPAGMERFAYLVATFSGLLILVGMGGAYLEMKTPGFGLGGGISLLAFGLFFFGNYAAGNMAGYGLMALFVLGVVLVVIELFVLPGMLVPGILGAIMILFSLFVAMIDEVAFEQTKGRGFEIDGVFKLINEPAMHLAVGLFGSAVLALLLMRFLPNIPLFNSLVMSKELETGAAISEPGDEHQHEGMKGRTMTDLRPAGKAEIRGEVLDVTAANGFIEEGREVRVVSEDGLRILVEEL, from the coding sequence ATGAAGTCAATCGTTGCTTTGTTGCTGAATTTTTGTGTCTTGCTTGGGGTTGCTTTGCCAGGAGTTGCTGCCGAGGAGCCGGAGCCCAACAAAAGGGTTTTTGGGAAGTCTGAGGAGGCGAGTTACGCTGGAAAAGTGGTGGTGATCAAAGTCGGGGAAAAAGATCTGGTGAACAAACATGCCTTTAAATTTTGGCAACGAACCATCGAAAGGGTCAATGATGAAGGGGCCAGGGCGGTGGTGTTTGACCTTCACACTCCGGGAGGGTTGGCGATGGACACCGCCGAACTGATCATGGTGGACATGCAAAAAATCAAGGTGCCTTCCTTTGCCTTTGTGAACCAAAAGGCGCTCAGCGCAGGGGCTTTGGTTTCTGCGGGAACCGATGCCATCTATATGCATCCGGTGTCTGCGATTGGTGCGGCCGCCTTGGTGAGTAGCCAGGGGGAAATCCCTGAAGTCATGAGATCGAAGTTGGAATCGGCATTTAATGCCTTTGTCCGGGCCGTTGCGAAAAGCAAAGGTCATAATCCGGATGTGATTCGAGCCATGATGATTGGTGATGACTATTTTGATTTTGGAAAGATTCAGGTTGAGCAGGGGGAGTTACTGACATTGACGGCTGATGAAGCGATGCTGGAATTTGAAGGTAAGCCATTGTTGGCGAAGGGGATTGTTTCCAGTGTCGAGGAATTGCTCGAAAAAGAGGGGCTCGAAGGAGTGGAAGTCGTGGAGGCTCAACCGGCCGGGATGGAGCGTTTTGCCTATCTGGTGGCGACTTTTTCCGGTCTGTTGATTTTGGTTGGCATGGGCGGTGCGTATCTGGAAATGAAGACGCCGGGCTTTGGTCTCGGAGGAGGGATCTCGTTGCTGGCGTTCGGGTTATTTTTCTTTGGTAATTATGCTGCAGGCAACATGGCGGGGTATGGCCTCATGGCCCTGTTTGTTCTGGGGGTGGTTTTGGTGGTCATTGAGTTGTTTGTGCTGCCAGGCATGTTGGTTCCCGGGATTCTTGGGGCGATCATGATTTTGTTCTCCTTGTTTGTTGCCATGATTGACGAGGTTGCCTTTGAGCAGACCAAAGGACGAGGATTTGAGATCGACGGTGTGTTTAAGCTTATCAATGAACCGGCGATGCATCTTGCTGTCGGATTATTTGGTTCGGCTGTGTTAGCATTATTATTGATGCGTTTTTTACCAAATATTCCTTTGTTTAACTCCTTGGTGATGTCGAAAGAACTTGAGACCGGGGCCGCGATCAGTGAACCGGGGGACGAACATCAACACGAGGGGATGAAGGGCAGAACCATGACGGATTTACGCCCAGCAGGGAAAGCTGAGATTCGAGGAGAAGTTCTCGATGTCACTGCAGCCAATGGCTTTATCGAAGAAGGGAGAGAGGTTCGGGTCGTTTCTGAAGACGGCTTACGCATTCTCGTCGAGGAGTTGTGA
- a CDS encoding response regulator transcription factor, giving the protein MKENPVILVVEDDDAVRQGIVDALTFAGYEVLSAADGREGMQLALRASYQLMLLDLVMPHHSGFEVLEALRKDRPGQPVIILSARGEESDRVRGLTMGADDYVVKPFSVRELLARVDAVLRRSSERIVGDQCYVFSGGEADFSRRELRMQDGSRLKISERESDLLKYLVANRGRAVSREELLQQVWRIDPKHIETRTIDMHIAHLREKLGADGQKVLLTVRGKGYMVGE; this is encoded by the coding sequence ATGAAAGAGAACCCGGTGATATTGGTGGTTGAAGATGATGACGCGGTGCGTCAGGGCATCGTGGATGCGTTGACCTTTGCCGGGTATGAGGTGTTGTCGGCTGCTGATGGCCGGGAAGGCATGCAACTGGCCTTGCGAGCATCTTACCAGTTGATGCTCTTGGATTTGGTGATGCCTCATCACAGTGGGTTCGAAGTGCTTGAAGCCTTGCGCAAAGATCGTCCCGGTCAGCCGGTGATTATTTTATCCGCTCGAGGCGAGGAGTCTGACCGGGTGCGGGGCTTGACGATGGGCGCTGACGATTATGTCGTCAAACCTTTCAGTGTGCGGGAGTTGTTAGCCCGTGTGGATGCGGTGTTACGTCGAAGCAGTGAGCGGATTGTCGGTGACCAGTGTTATGTCTTTTCCGGTGGGGAGGCTGATTTTTCGAGACGTGAATTGCGCATGCAGGATGGAAGCCGCTTGAAAATATCTGAGCGTGAGTCCGACTTGTTAAAGTATCTGGTTGCGAACCGGGGGCGGGCGGTTTCGCGTGAGGAACTGTTACAGCAGGTTTGGAGGATCGACCCCAAGCATATCGAAACCAGAACCATTGATATGCATATTGCGCATTTGCGGGAAAAGCTTGGAGCTGATGGTCAGAAGGTTCTGCTGACAGTCAGAGGAAAAGGATATATGGTGGGAGAGTAG
- a CDS encoding sensor histidine kinase yields MALITRHTLNLEKERARAEAKAELEERVRLALWRMDTIAAGILAEENNRPVSHFKDLEVEPDRIPQSGNAKLHFEVENGVLKSNNKTSEWESFQSFLNGQAKDVVASYSKKKKPSKVAYFSGDNNLDVLQAVAGKAEEVEDQQSQAWEAQVDVARQQREMNPNVDVRNNDSYQGNYNRAEKAKRQAIVNKSIGQVLQQKGAQKEAPAHNQPASQHAEVDSSAEGLVPRSSQGAGKRGAELPEVKQELKLAGLMDDAASMDQVHLSILKPLWLGQDLILAREVVDSSGKRVQGVWLDARKIRTSLLVEIDDLLPNAVLEPVRRGVGVLLGELPDPYADDPMVMAALPWKLSPGEVAVADPVGWTPMRKTLAVAWVGALLAALAAVALMRGVVKLSERRASFVSSVTHELRTPLTTFSLYSDMLAEGMVRDEDKQQEYLYTLRRESARLTHLVENVLAYSRIERGSARARVENIEVARLIDRIRDRLQQRADEVGMNLSFEIDDQTGGRHLDVDTTAVEQIIFNLVDNACKYASGDDYGKNLLLQVGGDTHSSGDVYFRVCDEGPGVDRSEHRRLFRAFHKSAKEAAHSKPGVGLGLALSRRLARALGGDLVIVPRERGACFELRLKGLG; encoded by the coding sequence ATGGCTTTGATTACGCGGCACACCTTGAATTTGGAAAAAGAACGTGCCAGGGCGGAAGCCAAGGCGGAACTGGAAGAGCGGGTTCGTTTGGCACTTTGGAGGATGGATACCATCGCAGCCGGAATATTGGCCGAAGAAAACAACCGACCGGTATCGCATTTCAAGGATCTTGAGGTCGAGCCTGACCGCATTCCTCAATCGGGAAATGCCAAGCTTCATTTCGAGGTTGAGAACGGGGTGCTGAAATCCAACAATAAAACAAGTGAATGGGAGAGCTTTCAGTCATTTCTCAATGGACAGGCAAAGGATGTGGTAGCGTCCTATAGCAAAAAGAAGAAGCCGAGCAAGGTGGCTTATTTTTCCGGCGATAATAATCTGGATGTCTTGCAGGCGGTTGCAGGCAAGGCAGAGGAAGTGGAGGATCAACAAAGTCAGGCTTGGGAAGCCCAGGTGGATGTTGCCCGGCAGCAGCGGGAGATGAACCCGAATGTCGATGTTCGAAACAACGATAGCTACCAAGGGAATTACAATCGCGCGGAAAAGGCCAAACGCCAGGCGATTGTCAACAAGTCGATTGGGCAGGTGTTGCAGCAGAAGGGCGCTCAGAAAGAAGCCCCTGCGCACAATCAACCGGCGTCTCAACATGCTGAAGTTGACTCATCGGCGGAGGGTCTGGTTCCCAGAAGTTCCCAAGGTGCCGGCAAGCGAGGCGCGGAGCTTCCTGAGGTGAAACAAGAGTTGAAGTTGGCTGGCTTGATGGACGATGCGGCCTCGATGGATCAAGTCCACTTGTCGATTCTGAAACCGCTATGGTTAGGTCAGGATTTGATTTTGGCCCGGGAGGTGGTTGATTCCTCAGGTAAGCGAGTGCAAGGTGTCTGGTTGGATGCCAGGAAGATCCGGACGTCGTTGCTGGTGGAAATTGATGATTTGTTACCGAATGCCGTGTTGGAGCCCGTCAGGCGCGGGGTCGGGGTGTTGCTTGGTGAATTGCCTGACCCCTATGCTGATGATCCGATGGTGATGGCCGCCTTGCCTTGGAAACTGAGCCCTGGGGAGGTTGCTGTAGCCGATCCCGTAGGGTGGACTCCGATGCGAAAAACACTGGCCGTGGCTTGGGTTGGGGCATTGCTTGCCGCTCTGGCCGCGGTTGCTTTAATGCGAGGTGTTGTGAAACTCAGCGAACGTCGTGCTTCGTTTGTGTCATCGGTTACGCACGAATTGAGGACTCCCTTAACGACTTTTAGTTTGTATTCCGATATGCTGGCAGAAGGTATGGTCCGGGACGAAGATAAACAACAGGAATACCTCTATACCTTGCGGCGTGAATCGGCGCGTTTGACTCACCTCGTGGAGAACGTGCTCGCTTATTCGAGGATTGAGCGAGGTAGTGCCAGAGCCCGGGTGGAGAACATTGAGGTGGCTCGTTTGATTGATCGTATCCGTGACCGATTGCAGCAACGGGCGGATGAAGTAGGGATGAATCTGAGCTTTGAGATCGATGATCAAACGGGAGGGCGCCACTTGGATGTGGATACGACTGCCGTTGAACAGATCATTTTCAATCTCGTGGATAATGCTTGTAAATATGCGAGTGGCGATGACTACGGAAAAAACCTTCTGCTTCAAGTGGGCGGTGACACCCACTCATCCGGTGATGTGTACTTCCGGGTGTGCGATGAAGGCCCGGGGGTTGATCGCTCGGAGCACAGACGACTGTTCCGCGCTTTTCACAAGTCAGCCAAAGAGGCAGCACACAGCAAGCCCGGAGTGGGGCTGGGCTTGGCCTTGAGCCGCCGCTTGGCGCGTGCGCTTGGCGGAGATCTGGTGATTGTTCCTCGTGAGCGTGGGGCGTGTTTTGAATTGCGTCTCAAAGGCTTGGGCTAG